The stretch of DNA GAAGACGCGTGCCTCGATGTGGTGGGCGCCCGGCATGCCGTTGGCGGTCGGCGGGCCTTCATAGAACACCCATTCGGGGCGCCCCTCGGACTGCTCCAGGCTCTTGGCGAAGATCTTCTGCTCGCGCCAGAAGTCGAGCACGGTGTGCTCGAGGGCGGGCAGGTCGACCTGCGCGGGCACCTGGCGGTACTGCGGCTGCGTATTCAACGAGCTTCCTCCGGCGGATGTGCTGCCTTCCGTCGGAGGGACGAGAGCCTTTGAGCTGTCCACGCCGTGTGCGGCGCGCTCCCGCGGTACCACCCTCCTTGGCTCCCCGGTGCGCCGTACGCTCCGACGAGCCCCCTCATTGGGGTCGCGATGCCGGTTCTACCGGCCCCTGGCTCCGTGCTGGGGCGTTCTTCCGGCGGCTCCGGGGTGATCTTCACGTCGCGCTCGCCCCCGGGCTCACACCGTCCCCGGGTCGCTCTGGGCTGCTTACGCCGCTACTCGTCCCCATCCACGCTTTTCGCTCCGCCCAGTGTACGGCGCCCCGGCGACCGGGGCCGACCCGATTTCCGCGCCGGGGGTGACCCGGATGGCGCGGCGGTGCCGATCGGATCGTAGGACGTGCGGCTGGTCGGATTACGTGGCGGCGAGCTGGGCACAACGCATGCATGCCGGCCGCGCGATCCGCGCGAGGCGGGCGAATCGGGCGGCGTGCCCCGTTGCCGCGGGACTCCAGTCGATTTATCGTCCCAGCACGATTCGCGAGCAAGATCACAATATGTGAAGGGGCCGCGGCCATGGTGGCGAAGAAGACCGCCGAGCAGTCGGCGTCCGGCAGGTCCCGGGGCACCGTCCCCGATTCCGCCGCCGGCGCGGCCAGGAAGACCACCCGAGCGGCGGCCAGGGCGTCAGGCACGGCCGCGAAGGAGGTGGTGGCCATGAAGGACAGGGTCACGCCGAAGCAGACGGCCAAGGCCGGACCGGTGACGGGACGCGGGCGCAGGGGCCCGACGACCAGGGCGAACACGGCCAAGCCGGGCCGGTCCCGGCCGGCCGGGACCGGCCCGGCGGGGGACGAACCGGCTGCCGCGAGGTCGGGCGAGGAGCGGAAGGCCACCGCGTCGGAGGCCGTGGGGGAGAGGCCGGCGGCCCTTCCGGAATCCGCGGAGGCGGCTCCCGCGAAGAGCGCGCGGAAGACGACGGCGAAGAGGGCGGCCGCGAAGAAGCCCGTGGCGGGCGAGGCCCCGCCGGAGGCGGCGTCGGAGAAGCGGCCCGCCGCCAAGGGCGCCGCGGCGAAGAAGTCCCTGAACAAGCAGGCCACGGCGAAGAAGTCCACCGCCGAAGCCCCGGACGTGGAGGAGAAGGCCGCCGAGGGCCTCGGGACGGCGGAGGCCGCCGACAGGGGCGCCCGTACCGGTCGGACGGCCGCGAAGAAGGCGTCCGCCGAGCGGCCGGGTGCCGGGGTGGGCGCCGAGGGGACGATTGCTGGGCGCGCCGGGGGCGGGTACCCCGGCGGCGGGAGCGGGGGTGCCCACGACACCGCCGCCGAGAAGGCGGCTGCCGGGAAGAAGGCGGGTGGAAAGGGCTCTCACGGGAAGGGGGGCGCCGCCGGCCGGGACGCGACTGCCGGGGAGGTGGACGCGCGGGAGCAGTCCGTCCGTGATGGGACAGGTGCCTACGAGGCCTCGGTGCGGGAGGCGGCCGGGGCGGGGGCGGGTGATCGGAGCGCTGCTGCCGCCGAGAAGACGGGTGGGAAGGGTGCTCGCGGGAGGGTGGTCGCCGCCGGTGGGGGTGTGGCTGCCGGGGAGGTGGACGCGCGGGAGCGGGGCGTTGGTGGCGGGGCGGGTGCCGGCGCGGGCTCGGCGGGGGCGGGCGAACGGAGGAAGGCCGCCAGGAGGGCGACCGCGGGGACGGTCCCCGACCGGGGCGGCGGTGCGGATGCGGCGGCGCAGGGGGATGCGGACGGTGCGGGTCGCGTGGCGGCTCCTGGTGTCTCCGGAGCGGGTGGGGGCAGGAAGAGGACGGCCAAGAAGGTGGGCGCGGCGCGGGCCGCGAAGCAGACGGGAGCCACGACGGTGGTTGCGAAGAAGACTCCTGGCACGGCCGCGGCGGCGAAGACCGCCGTGCCCAAGGCGCGCATCGCCGCGGCGGTGGAACCGGGAGACCTCCCGGTCCGCCCGGGCGAGGATCCCTGGACCCCGGAGGAGGTCTCGGAGGCCCGCGCGGAGCTGGAGTCCGAGATGGAGCGGCTGAGCAAGGAGATCACCTCGTCCGAGGAGTCCCTCGCGGGCCTGATGCGGGACTCCGGCGACGGCGCGGGCGACGACGAGGCGGACACCGGCAGCAAGAACATCACGCGCGAGCACGAGATGGCGCTGGCCGCCAACGCGCGCGAGATGCTCACCCAGACCGAGCGCGCCCTGCAACGGCTCGACGCGGGCACCTACGGCCTGTGCGAGAACTGTGGCGACCCCATCGGCAAGGCCCGCATGCAGGCCTTCCCGCGCGCCACCCTGTGCGTGGCGTGCAAGCAGAAGCAGGAACGCCGGTACTGAACCGGGTGCGAGGCGTGCCGTAGTCTCGTCCTCAGTCAGGTACCTAGGTCAAGGGACTCACGTGGCAGAGGCGGAGCGCATCATCGGTACGCCGGACACTCCGGACGCGGCGGGAGCGGGGCGGCAGCGCCCCGGAGGGAACGCCGGGCGGGGCGGCCCGTCCGGCGCCGAAGGGGCACAGGACCCGGCCGGCCGGCCCGGCACCGACGGCACGGCGGCGGGCGTGGACGGACGGGCAACCGCCGCCGAGCGGCCGCGCGGCCGGCGCCGGATCGCCGTGCTGTTCACGGTCGCGGTCATCGCCTACGCCCTCGATCTGGCCAGCAAGATGCTCGTGGTGGCCAAGCTGGAGCACCGCCCGCCGATCCAGCTCATCGGCGACTGGCTGCAACTGGAGGCGATCCGCAACGCGGGCGCCGCCTTCGGCTTCGGCGAGGCCTTCACCGTGATCTTCACGGTCATCGCGGCCGCCGTGATCGTGGTGATCGCCCGCCTCGCGCGCAAGCTCTACAGCCTGCCCTGGGCCATCGCGCTCGGCCTGCTGCTCGGCGGTGCGCTGGGCAACCTCACCGACCGGCTCTTCCGCGCGCCGGGCGTCTTCGAGGGCGCGGTCGTCGACTTCATCTCGCCCAAGCACTTCGCCGTGTTCAACCTCGCCGACTCGGCGATCGTGTGCGGCGGAATCCTGATCGTGCTGCTCTCCTTCCGCGGCCTGGACCCGGACGGGACCGTCCACAAGGACTGAGCCCGGGACGGGACCGCCGGACCGGTCCGGCATACTCGACGGGTGAGCACGCTTCCCGAGATCCGTACCCTGCCCGTGCCCGAAGGCCTGGAGGGCGAGCGCGTCGACGCCGCCATCTCCCGGATGTTCGGCTTCTCCCGTACGAAGGCGGCGGAGCTGGCCGCCGCGGGCAAGGTGCTGGTCGACGGCACGGTGGCCGGCAAGTCCGAGCGGGTGCACGGCGGTGCCTGGCTGGAGGTCGAGATGCCGCAGGCACCCGCACCCGTGCAGGTGGTCGCCGAGCCGGTCGAGGGCATGGAGATCGTGCACGACGACGATGACGTGGTCGTGATCGTCAAGCCGGTCGGCGTCGCCGCGCACCCCAGCCCCGGCTGGTCCGGCCCGACCGTGATCGGCGGCCTCGCGGCGGCCGGCTACCGCATCTCCACCTCCGGCGCCGCCGAGCGCCAGGGCATCGTGCACCGCCTCGACGTCGGCACCTCGGGCCTGATGGTGGTCGCCAAGTCCGAGTACGCGTACACGTCGCTCAAGCGCCAGTTCAAGGAGCGCACGGTCGACAAGCGGTACCACACCCTGGTCCAGGGCCACCCCGACCCGACCAGCGGCACCATCGACGCGCCCATCGGCCGGCACCCGAACCACGACTACAAGTGGGCGGTCACCGCCGACGGCAAGCCCTCCGTCACGCACTACGACCTGATCGAGGCGTTCCGCGCCGCCTCCCTGCTCGACGTCAAGCTGGAGACCGGGCGCACCCACCAGATCCGCGTCCACATGGCCGCCCACCGCCACCCCTGCGTCGGCGACCTGACCTACGGCGCCGACCCCACCCTCGCCAAGCGGCTGAGGCTGACCCGCCAGTGGCTGCACGCGGTGCGGCTCGGCTTCGAGCATCCCGGCGACGGCCAGTGGGTGGAGTTCGCCAGCGACTACCCCGAGGACCTTCGGAAGGCCCTGGACCAGGTCCGCGAGGAGACGTACGCATGAGCCTGCCGTACGAGGTGCGTGTCGCCGAGGACCCCGCCGACCGCGAGGCCTGCTTCGCGGTGCGCAAGGAGGTCTTCGTCGTGGAGCAGGGCGTTCCGCAGGACATCGAGTACGACGCGTACGACGCCCTCGCGGTGCACGTGCTCGCGGTCCGCGACGACGGCGTGCCGCTCGGCACCGGGCGGCTGCTGTACGGCGCGGAGGCCGCCGCGAAGACGGGCGGCGACCCGGCGGTCGGCTCCCTGGGGCGGCTCGCCGTCACCGGGGACACGCGCGGGCTGGGTGTCGGCGCGGCCCTGGTGCGCGCCATCGAGGACGCGGCACGCGCGCGCGGCCTCTCGGCGGTGGACCTGCACGCGCAGAGCCACGCGCTCGGCTTCTACGAGCGGCTGGGATACGAGGCGTACGGACCTGAGTTCCCCGACGCGGGCATCCCGCACCGGGCGATGCGGCGCGCCTTGTAGTCCACGGGCGCGAAGCGGCCGGTGAGCGGGGTGGCGTGGCAGGCTGGAAGCCTGTCGTGTGAACGTCCGACGTCCCGGAGCGCTGAGCGTGGATCAGTTGGCCCTGCTGTTCGTCGTGTTGCTGGGGGCCGTGATCAGCGTCCCGGTCGGCGACCGGTTCGGGCTGCCCGCGCCGGTCCTGATGACGCTGCTCGGGATCGTCCTCGCGGTGCTCGGCTTCGTGCCGAACGTCGACATCCCGCCCGCTCTGATCCTGCCCACCCTGCTGCCGCCGCTGCTCTACGCCGCCGTACGGCGTACCTCCTGGCGGCAGTTCACGGCGCACAAACGGCCGATCTTCCTGCTGGCCGTGGCGCTGGTGTTCGTCACCACCTTCTGTGTCGCCCTCGTCTCGCACGCCATCGTGCCGGGGCTGTCCGTCGCCGCGGCCGTGGCCCTGGGCGCGCTGGTCGCGCCGCCCGACCCGGTCGCGGCGACCGCGGTGGCCGGGCAGCTCGGGCTGCCGCGCCGCCTGGTGTCGATCCTGGAGGGCGAGGGGCTGTTCAACGACGTCACCGCCATCGTCCTCTACCACGTGGCGATCGCCGCCGCCGTCAGCGGGGAGTTCTCGGCCTGGCGGGCCGGGCTGGACCTGGTGCTGTCCGCGGTGGTGGCGGTGGCCGTGGGCATGGCGCTCGGCTGGGGCACGAACAAGGTGCTGGACCTGCTGGGGGACCCGACCCTGCAGATCGGGCTGACGCTGCTCGTGCCGTACGCCTCCTACGTGCTGGCCGAGGAGCTC from Streptomyces sp. 6-11-2 encodes:
- a CDS encoding TraR/DksA family transcriptional regulator; amino-acid sequence: MGAEGTIAGRAGGGYPGGGSGGAHDTAAEKAAAGKKAGGKGSHGKGGAAGRDATAGEVDAREQSVRDGTGAYEASVREAAGAGAGDRSAAAAEKTGGKGARGRVVAAGGGVAAGEVDARERGVGGGAGAGAGSAGAGERRKAARRATAGTVPDRGGGADAAAQGDADGAGRVAAPGVSGAGGGRKRTAKKVGAARAAKQTGATTVVAKKTPGTAAAAKTAVPKARIAAAVEPGDLPVRPGEDPWTPEEVSEARAELESEMERLSKEITSSEESLAGLMRDSGDGAGDDEADTGSKNITREHEMALAANAREMLTQTERALQRLDAGTYGLCENCGDPIGKARMQAFPRATLCVACKQKQERRY
- the lspA gene encoding signal peptidase II, producing MAEAERIIGTPDTPDAAGAGRQRPGGNAGRGGPSGAEGAQDPAGRPGTDGTAAGVDGRATAAERPRGRRRIAVLFTVAVIAYALDLASKMLVVAKLEHRPPIQLIGDWLQLEAIRNAGAAFGFGEAFTVIFTVIAAAVIVVIARLARKLYSLPWAIALGLLLGGALGNLTDRLFRAPGVFEGAVVDFISPKHFAVFNLADSAIVCGGILIVLLSFRGLDPDGTVHKD
- a CDS encoding RluA family pseudouridine synthase, whose product is MSTLPEIRTLPVPEGLEGERVDAAISRMFGFSRTKAAELAAAGKVLVDGTVAGKSERVHGGAWLEVEMPQAPAPVQVVAEPVEGMEIVHDDDDVVVIVKPVGVAAHPSPGWSGPTVIGGLAAAGYRISTSGAAERQGIVHRLDVGTSGLMVVAKSEYAYTSLKRQFKERTVDKRYHTLVQGHPDPTSGTIDAPIGRHPNHDYKWAVTADGKPSVTHYDLIEAFRAASLLDVKLETGRTHQIRVHMAAHRHPCVGDLTYGADPTLAKRLRLTRQWLHAVRLGFEHPGDGQWVEFASDYPEDLRKALDQVREETYA
- a CDS encoding GNAT family N-acetyltransferase — encoded protein: MSLPYEVRVAEDPADREACFAVRKEVFVVEQGVPQDIEYDAYDALAVHVLAVRDDGVPLGTGRLLYGAEAAAKTGGDPAVGSLGRLAVTGDTRGLGVGAALVRAIEDAARARGLSAVDLHAQSHALGFYERLGYEAYGPEFPDAGIPHRAMRRAL